One window of Dehalobacterium formicoaceticum genomic DNA carries:
- a CDS encoding DUF6103 family protein, producing MKKESITIQMDGEKLRAVKRYMEKKDADLTKELCDSLQKLYEKYVPSSVREYIDEGIEGEAPAEASPKKQKEKIRQTAEPRQEEQ from the coding sequence ATGAAAAAAGAAAGCATTACCATACAAATGGACGGCGAAAAGCTCCGTGCGGTAAAACGCTACATGGAAAAGAAGGACGCGGATCTCACGAAAGAGCTTTGTGATTCCCTGCAGAAGCTCTATGAAAAATATGTTCCGTCTTCCGTCCGGGAATACATTGACGAGGGCATAGAGGGTGAAGCTCCGGCGGAGGCTTCACCCAAAAAGCAGAAAGAAAAAATCAGGCAGACAGCAGAGCCGAGGCAGGAGGAGCAATGA
- a CDS encoding DUF3846 domain-containing protein, whose protein sequence is MRENRIKVLKIEPGQAPQVKEIPNDLASLQAEVGGLIECIGFPNGCVAVCNEEGKINGMLPNRRLGADIICGPFFVCDTAHDGNFTSLRKSKIAEYSQLFADIPEFTGQEPELEPGFTFIGFEY, encoded by the coding sequence ATGCGTGAAAACAGGATTAAGGTACTCAAAATTGAGCCGGGGCAGGCGCCCCAAGTCAAGGAAATCCCAAATGACCTTGCCAGCCTGCAGGCGGAGGTTGGAGGGCTGATTGAATGCATCGGCTTTCCAAACGGCTGCGTTGCCGTCTGCAATGAGGAAGGCAAGATAAACGGAATGCTACCCAACAGAAGGCTGGGTGCGGACATTATCTGCGGCCCGTTTTTTGTCTGCGACACCGCCCATGACGGCAACTTTACCTCGCTCCGCAAGAGCAAGATCGCGGAATACAGCCAGCTCTTTGCTGACATTCCAGAATTCACCGGGCAGGAGCCGGAGCTTGAACCCGGCTTCACCTTTATCGGATTTGAGTATTAG
- a CDS encoding peptidoglycan DD-metalloendopeptidase family protein codes for MADPATITAVAKAAAAALSDERTRKIIGWIIAAVLSPLILVVVLVCSLLSGTTGHNNIAVELCFHGGVIPASMPAEYREYIGDMRQSFTLIDNAINDVNAEMEGGDSLDDYRVKAIFYSLFFGAESPSRLEHRKYVDCFVTYEERTRTVDNGDGTTSEETYTVAVPIASLPTVYNNIRALLGRAITYEDQANANEIYYRARYGTGAPMEGDGSDSWQDWTPDQMDGFYSDLPVGETGTEAVRLGLSRLGDPYSQELRGQGSYTDCSYLVQWVYKKLGVNLPGTAAAQGKYCVDNGLTIPKSSLASGDLVFWSHKPNGRFMNITHVGIYAGDGKVVDASSSKGQVVYRDLFDSGKQVLYARPYAEAPKSSASGLVSPLGKSWRSMVTSEFGGRTDPITGQQAGHSGIDLGAAKGTSIRAAKAGTVKTVVYGSTGYGYYLTIDHGGGLVTLYGHCSGILVREGQTVKAWETVAKVGSTGRSTGNHLHFEVRVNGVKQNPRNYLP; via the coding sequence ATGGCAGATCCCGCAACCATCACAGCGGTTGCCAAAGCCGCCGCTGCCGCGCTCTCGGATGAGCGCACCCGAAAGATCATCGGCTGGATAATCGCCGCCGTCCTGTCCCCGCTGATTTTAGTCGTCGTGCTGGTCTGTTCCTTGCTCTCCGGCACCACGGGCCACAACAACATCGCCGTGGAGCTGTGCTTCCATGGCGGTGTCATTCCGGCGAGTATGCCTGCGGAGTACCGGGAATACATCGGGGATATGCGCCAGAGCTTTACCCTCATAGACAATGCCATCAACGATGTGAACGCGGAAATGGAGGGCGGCGACAGCCTTGACGATTACCGGGTCAAGGCAATTTTTTATTCTCTGTTCTTCGGCGCGGAGTCCCCCTCCCGGCTGGAGCATCGAAAATATGTGGACTGCTTTGTGACCTACGAGGAACGCACCCGTACCGTGGACAACGGCGACGGCACCACCTCGGAAGAAACCTACACCGTAGCCGTTCCCATTGCTTCGCTGCCCACCGTCTACAACAACATCCGCGCACTGCTTGGCAGAGCCATCACCTATGAGGATCAGGCCAACGCCAACGAAATTTATTACCGCGCCCGGTACGGCACCGGCGCACCCATGGAGGGAGACGGTTCCGATTCGTGGCAGGACTGGACGCCGGATCAGATGGACGGCTTTTATTCCGATTTGCCTGTCGGAGAAACGGGCACGGAGGCTGTCCGGCTGGGGCTTTCCCGCCTTGGCGACCCGTATTCACAGGAGCTGCGCGGACAGGGCAGCTACACCGACTGCAGCTATCTTGTGCAGTGGGTGTATAAAAAGCTGGGCGTAAATCTCCCCGGCACGGCTGCGGCGCAGGGAAAATACTGCGTGGACAACGGGCTGACCATACCAAAATCCAGCCTTGCCTCCGGCGATTTGGTGTTCTGGAGCCACAAGCCCAACGGCCGCTTCATGAACATTACCCACGTCGGCATCTACGCCGGAGACGGCAAGGTGGTAGACGCATCCTCCTCGAAAGGACAGGTCGTCTACCGAGATTTGTTTGATTCCGGCAAGCAGGTTCTGTACGCAAGACCCTACGCCGAAGCGCCGAAAAGCTCGGCCTCCGGCTTGGTTTCTCCGTTGGGAAAGAGCTGGCGGTCCATGGTGACCTCCGAATTCGGCGGCAGGACGGACCCCATCACCGGGCAACAGGCAGGGCATTCCGGTATCGATCTCGGCGCCGCAAAGGGCACCTCCATCCGTGCGGCCAAGGCGGGAACGGTGAAAACCGTGGTCTATGGTAGCACCGGCTACGGCTATTACCTGACCATTGACCACGGCGGCGGGCTGGTGACTTTATATGGTCACTGCTCGGGGATTCTTGTCCGTGAGGGGCAGACGGTGAAAGCCTGGGAAACCGTTGCCAAGGTGGGCTCCACCGGGCGCAGCACCGGAAACCATCTGCACTTCGAGGTGCGGGTGAATGGCGTGAAGCAGAATCCGAGAAATTATCTGCCGTAA
- a CDS encoding gamma-glutamylcyclotransferase family protein, translated as MKNKLYIAYGSNLNLPQMAHRCPSAKVVGASEIKNYALVFRGGRSGAVATIEPCEGSSVPVLLWKITPKDEAALDVYEGFPRFYDKEMMELPLDGQMVSAMVYVMTPGHRLGYPSDYYYNTIREGYKTAGFDPAVLEQAVDYTEQLMESEPEPEQQNLFGFGEMKWW; from the coding sequence ATGAAAAATAAACTGTATATCGCCTACGGCAGCAATCTCAATCTGCCGCAGATGGCGCATCGCTGCCCATCCGCCAAGGTGGTGGGGGCATCCGAAATCAAGAATTATGCTCTTGTGTTCCGGGGCGGCCGAAGCGGAGCCGTTGCTACCATCGAACCCTGCGAGGGCTCCTCCGTCCCTGTTCTGCTATGGAAAATCACGCCTAAGGACGAGGCGGCGCTGGATGTTTACGAGGGCTTTCCCCGGTTCTATGACAAGGAAATGATGGAGCTGCCGCTGGACGGACAAATGGTGTCCGCCATGGTCTATGTCATGACGCCGGGGCATCGCTTGGGGTACCCATCGGACTATTACTACAACACCATCCGTGAGGGCTACAAAACCGCGGGGTTTGATCCCGCTGTTCTGGAGCAGGCGGTGGACTATACCGAGCAGCTCATGGAGAGTGAGCCGGAGCCGGAACAGCAAAACCTGTTCGGCTTTGGTGAAATGAAATGGTGGTGA
- a CDS encoding amidoligase family protein yields MELQGQDFGIEIEMTGLTRSRAAEVIAEYFGTTKEYEGSFYDAYFARDTTGRKWKVMSDGSLDCQRKEGRRKVSADRNYSVELVSPICQYKDIETVQELIRKLREAGAFVNSSCGIHIHINAAPFDAPHLRNLVNIMAAKEDMIYKALKVSRGRESHYCRKIDPAFLERLNRQKPATLDRLKSLWYNGRDGSREHYHDSRYHCLNLHSVFQKGTVEFRAFNGELHAGKIKAYIQFCLAMTAQALNQRSASPTKTQSSNEKYTFRVWLLRLGMIGDEFKTARKHLLDHLEGCIAWKDPAQAQRQKERLRQKREAERSQAQTPPEEAVPEPIMEAEDDQSPAFTMSM; encoded by the coding sequence ATGGAACTACAGGGTCAGGATTTTGGAATCGAAATTGAAATGACCGGGCTTACCAGAAGCCGCGCCGCCGAGGTGATTGCCGAATATTTCGGCACCACAAAAGAATATGAGGGCAGCTTCTATGACGCCTATTTTGCAAGGGATACCACCGGCCGCAAATGGAAGGTCATGAGCGACGGCAGTCTGGACTGCCAGCGGAAGGAAGGGCGCAGAAAGGTCAGCGCCGACCGGAACTACAGCGTGGAGCTGGTTAGCCCCATCTGTCAGTATAAGGATATTGAAACAGTGCAGGAGCTGATCCGTAAGCTCCGGGAGGCCGGGGCGTTTGTGAATTCCTCCTGCGGCATCCATATTCACATCAACGCCGCGCCCTTTGACGCGCCGCATCTCCGCAATCTGGTCAACATCATGGCGGCCAAGGAGGATATGATCTACAAGGCGCTGAAGGTTTCGCGGGGGCGGGAAAGCCACTACTGCCGAAAGATTGACCCCGCTTTTTTAGAGCGGCTCAACCGGCAGAAGCCCGCCACCCTCGACCGGCTGAAAAGCCTCTGGTACAACGGCAGGGACGGCAGCCGGGAGCATTATCACGACAGCCGCTACCACTGCCTGAATCTGCACAGTGTGTTCCAGAAGGGCACGGTGGAGTTCCGGGCGTTCAACGGAGAGCTGCACGCCGGGAAAATCAAGGCATACATCCAGTTCTGCCTTGCCATGACCGCGCAGGCGCTCAACCAGCGGTCGGCAAGCCCTACCAAAACCCAATCCAGCAATGAAAAATACACCTTTCGTGTCTGGCTTTTACGTCTCGGCATGATCGGGGATGAGTTCAAAACCGCCCGTAAGCATCTGCTGGATCATCTGGAGGGCTGTATTGCGTGGAAAGACCCGGCACAAGCCCAAAGACAAAAAGAACGGCTGCGGCAAAAGCGGGAGGCGGAGCGCTCCCAGGCGCAGACCCCGCCGGAAGAAGCGGTGCCAGAACCCATTATGGAAGCGGAGGACGATCAGTCCCCCGCTTTTACTATGTCCATGTAG